In the genome of Quercus robur chromosome 3, dhQueRobu3.1, whole genome shotgun sequence, one region contains:
- the LOC126716914 gene encoding probable carboxylesterase 15 codes for MGSLPHVVEDCFGLLKLYSDGSISRSTNINLNIPIVDDGSVLWKDYVFDKHHNLHLRLYKPTLASFTKLPVLYYIHGGGFCFGSRNFPNFHNICHRLASGLGVLVVAPDYRLAPEHRLPAAIDDAMSSLKWLQTLAMHGGIGCDTWLGDGVVDFDRVFVMGDSSGGNVAHHVAVRLGMGLVELEPVRVRGYVLLAPFFGGSVKTRSEEERPCEVFWNLDMYNRFWRLSLPIGGAKDHPLMNPFGPSSPKLAEVNLNPMLVVVGSDEILKDRVEDYAKKLKELGKKIEYVEFEGKQHGFFTDHPFSEVAERVIQIIKGFVAENSD; via the exons ATGGGTTCTCTTCCTCATGTAGTTGAAGATTGCTTCGGTCTCTTGAAGCTCTATAGTGATGGCTCTATTTCACGCTCAACCAACATAAACTTAAACATCCCTATCGTTGATGATGGCTCCGTTCTTTGGAAAGACTACGTGTTTGACAAGCACCACAATCTTCACCTACGCCTTTACAAGCCCACATTGGCTTCATTCACCAAGCTTCCTGTCTTATATTACATTCATGGCGGCGGTTTCTGCTTCGGGTCACGTAATTTTCCCAACTTCCACAACATATGTCACCGCCTTGCATCCGGGCTTGGAGTCCTTGTAGTCGCACCGGACTATAGGCTTGCGCCAGAGCATAGGCTTCCGGCAGCCATAGATGATGCAATGAGTTCTCTAAAATGGTTACAAACCCTAGCCATGCATGGCGGCATTGGTTGTGATACGTGGTTGGGTGATGGGGTTGTGGACTTTGATAGGGTTTTTGTAATGGGTGACTCTTCTGGTGGGAACGTGGCTCACCATGTAGCAGTTAGGCTTGGTATGGGTTTAGTTGAATTGGAGCCAGTTCGGGTGAGAGGTTATGTGCTCTTGGCTCCATTTTTTGGTGGGAGTGTGAAGACTAGGTCCGAGGAAGAGAGGCCATGTGAAGTATTTTGGAATTTGGACATGTATAACAG GTTTTGGAGGTTGTCTCTTCCAATTGGAGGCGCTAAAGACCACCCCTTGATGAATCCATTTGGTCCATCTAGTCCCAAGCTAGCAGAAGTGAACCTGAATCCAATGTTGGTGGTGGTAGGCAGCGATGAAATTTTGAAAGACAGGGTCGAGGACTATGCAAAAAAGTTGAAGGAGTTGGGAAAGAAAATTGAGTACGTAGAGTTTGAAGGAAAGCAACATGGTTTCTTCACGGATCATCCATTTTCAGAAGTGGCAGAAAGAGTGATACAAATTATCAAAGGTTTCGTGGCTGAAAATTCCGATTAA
- the LOC126719184 gene encoding uncharacterized protein LOC126719184: protein MSVAWLSTEDGDRESKKAKKEASPVLGFSDEDKIGTIQPHDDALVVTLRIGGYDVKRVLINQGSVVEVMYPDLYKELNLKSKDLTQYDSPLQSTTLALPSNGSTKETKCEDLEKVAVGNDPERFFQVSSEIPPQEKEELIGFLRENVDIFAWNAYEAPRVDLSFICHHLNVNPSITPKKQPPRRPSKEHVDAIRDEMMKLKKAEATKEVFYPEWLANTVVVKKKSRKWRVCVDFTDLNKAYPKDPFPMPQID, encoded by the exons ATGTCTGTGGCTTGGCTATCCACCGAGGACGGCGATCGGGAGTCCAAAAAGGCCAAGAAGGAAGCCTCACCGGTGCTGGGCTTTTCGGATGAAGATAAGATCGGAACCATCCAACCCCATGACGATGCTCTGGTAGTTACACTTAGGATAGGAGgatatgatgtgaagagagtgCTGATAAATCAAGGTAGTGTCGTGGAAGTAATGTACCCCGACTTGTACAAGGAGCTGAACTTAAAATCCAAGGACCTAACGCAATACGATTCCCCTCTA caatcaacaACCCTGGCATTGCCCAGTAATGGATCAACCAAGGAAACAAAGTGCGAGGACCTAGAAAAGGTTGCTGTTGGCAATGATCCGGAAAGGTTCTTTCAAGTCAGCTCAGAAATACCTccccaagagaaagaagagctaATTGGGTTTCTTAGAGAAAACGTGGACATATTTGCATGGAATGCCTACGAGGCCCCAAGGGTTGATCTAAGCTTCATTTGCCACCATCTAAATGTTAACCCATCTATTACTCCCAAGAAGCAACCACCTCGACGCCCGTCGAAGGAGCATGTTGACGCTATTAGGGACGAGATGATGAAGCTTAAAAAAGCAGAGGCTACCAAGGAAGTTTTTTACCCTGAGTGGTTAGCCAATACTGtagtggtaaaaaagaagagcaGAAAGTGGCGAGTctgtgtagacttcacggatCTGAATAAAGCTTACCCAAAAGATCCGTTCCCTATGCCTCAGATAGATTAG